The Haliaeetus albicilla unplaced genomic scaffold, bHalAlb1.1 scaffold_135, whole genome shotgun sequence genome has a window encoding:
- the LOC138684211 gene encoding electroneutral sodium bicarbonate exchanger 1-like isoform X2, protein MLWAVLFAYGKKNLLQVRGFRAVPEGGGGTQRRDGSWTRVDAGLDDGWEDVRELSTPSPNFSLLVVAKQRHDEEAVIDRGRRSNAVSICYEKEELEGHRTLYVGAWMPLVRQSHRHHRRHSQKHREGEREKDSAPTEQGYHCKSHRSPSQRVQFILRTKEDEQHVPHHLFSELDEICVKEGRDAEWKETARWLKFEEDVEDGGERWSKPYVGTLSLHSLSELRSCISNGSVLLDICANSIEEIADMILAQQEQSTEFDEHMRAQVREVLLRKHHHQNEKTTNLLPAVCSFADVSKRQSDLHLLYKPAQTITPCPSPTAAEAKDGVNPESRAMDLSKAELHFMKKIPTGAEASNVLVGELDFLHQPIVAFVRLSPAVLLSGMTEVPIPTRFLFVLLGPEGKAHQYHEIGRSMATIMTDEVFRDVAYKAKNGADLVAGIDEFLDQVTVLPPGEWDPSIRIEPPKNVPSQEKRKTPGALDDGASHSTLEKHCGPELQRTGRLFGGLTLDVKRKAPWFWSDFRDGLSLQCLASFLFLYCACMSPVITFGGLLGEATNGHISAMESLLGASMAGVVYCLFAGQPLTILGSTGPVLVFEKILYKFCKEYALSYLSLRACIGLWTAFLCIVLVATDASCLVCYVTRFTEEAFASLICIIFIYEALEKLSHLRDTYPVHMHSKLDFLTSYYCKCEAPTHPSNETLRFWASNKINVSGIAWENLTVTVRSTVSDFAVFLTIVIMVLLDFVAGIPSPKLQVPHAFKPTRDDRGWFINPIGPNPWWTVLAALVPALLCTILIFMDQQISAVIVNRKEHKLKKGCGYHLDLFVVAVMLGVCSVMGLPWFVAATVLSITHVNSLKVESDCSAPGEQPKFLGIREQRVTGLLIFVLMGCSVFFTSVLKFIPMPVLYGVFLYMGVSSLRGIQFFDRLKLFWMPAKHQPDFIYLRHVPLRKVHLFTVIQLTCLVLLWTIKVSRAAIIFPMMVLALVFVRKAMDFCFSKRELSFLDDLMPERKKKLDDARNEAGEEEEVRLAGSSGLDISVGL, encoded by the exons atgttatgggctgttttatttgcgtatgggaagaaaaacctcctacaagtccgtggttttagggctgtgcctgaaggaggaggaggcacgcagaggcgtgatggctcgtggactcgcgtggacgcagggctggatgatggctgggaggacgtaagggagctctccacccccagccccaacttttcccttcttgtcgttgctaaacagagacatgacgaggaggcagtgatcgaccggggaagaaggagcaacgctgtcagtatttgctatgagaaggaggagttggaag GCCACCGGACCCTGTACGTGGGCGCGTGGATgccactggttaggcagagccaccggcatcaccgacgccacagccagaagcatcgggaaggggaacgggagaaggactctgccccgacggagcagggctaccactgtaagtcccacc gctccccgtcccagcgggtgcagttcattctcaggaccaaggaggacgagcagcatgtccctcaccacttgttctccgagctggatgagatctgtgtaaaagagggccgagatgccgagtggaaggaaacggcaag gtggctgaagtttgaggaggacgtggaagatggcggcgagcgctggagcaagccctacgttggcacgctgtccttgcacagcctctccgagctgaggagctgcatcagcaacgggtcggtgctgctggacatttgtgccaacagcatcgaagagattgcag atatgatcctggcccagcaagaacagtccacggaGTTTGACGAGCACATGCGGGCGCAGgttcgagaagtccttttgaggaagcaccaccatcagaacgagaagacaaccaaccttctccccgctgtctgctcgtttgctgacgtgagcaagaggcagtcagacctgcacctcctctacaagccag cccaaacaatcaccccttgtccttctcccaccgctgcggaagctaaagatggggtgaaccctgagagcagagcaatggatttaagcaag gcggagctgcacttcatgaagaaaattcccaccggggctgaagcatccaacgtgctggtaggagagctggatttccttcaccagcccatcgtggcatttgtccgcctgagcccggctgtcctcctctcaggcatgacagaagttcccatcccaacaag gttcctgtttgttttgcttgggccagaaggaaaagcccatcagtaccatgagatcggcaggtccatggccactatcatgacggatgag gttttccgtgacgttgcctataaagccaagaacggggctgacctggtggctggcatcgacgagtttctggatcaggtcacggtcttgccgccaggagagtgggatccatcgATCCGAATCGAGCCCCCGAAAAACGTCCCTTCGCAG gaaaaaaggaagacgccaggagctcttgatgacggtgcttctcacagcacgctggagaaacactgtggccctgaactgcagcggacgggaag gctctttggaggtttgaccctggacgtgaagcggaaagccccgtggttctggagcgacttccgggatggtctgagcctgcagtgcctggcgtccttcctcttcctctactgtgcctgcatgtcccctgtcatcaccttcgggggactgctgggggaggcgaccaatggccacata agtgccatggagtcgctgctgggcgcgtccatggccggcgtggtgtattgcctctttgccggccaacctctcaccatcctcggcagcaCGGGACCCGTGCTCGTGTTCGAGAAGATCCTCTACAAAttctgcaa ggaGTACGcgctctcctatctgtctctgcgggcgtgcattgggctgtggaccgccttcttgtgcatagtgctggtggccaccgacgccagctgtttggtgtgctacgtcacccgcttcacggaagaagcctttgcctccctcatctgcatcatcttcatctacgaggctctggagaagctgagtcacctgcgagacacctaccctgtgcacatgcacagcaagctggacttcctcaccagctacta ctgtaagtgtgaggcaccgacccatcccagcaacgaaacgctgcgtttctgggcgagcaacaagatcaacgtgtctggcatagcctgggaaaacctcacggtgacc gtacggtccacagtgagcgactttgctgtcttcctcaccatcgtcatcatggtgctccttgactttgtggctgggatcccatcgccgaagctccaggtcccccatgcgttcaag cctaccagagacgaccgcgggtggttcatcaaccccataggacccaacccttggtggacggtgttggctgcgctcgtcccagctctgctctgcaccatcttgatattcatggaccagcagatcagtgccgttattgtgaacaggaaggagcacaagctgaag aaaggatgcgggtaccacctggacctttttgtggtggccgtgatgctcggggtgtgctctgtgatggggctgccctggtttgtggctgcgaccgtcctgtccatcacccacgtgaatagcctcaaagtagagtctgactgctcagctccaggagaacaacccaagtttctggggatacgagagcagagagtcactggcttgctgatctttgtgctcatgggctgctccgtcttcttcacttccgtgttaaag tttataccaatgcctgtgctttatggcgtctttctctacatgggtgtgtcgtcgctcagaggaattcag ttctttgatcgcttgaagctgttttggatgccggcgaaacaccagccggatttcatctacctgcggcacgtgcccttgcgaaaggtgcatttgttcacggtgatccagctgacctgcctcgtcctgctctggaccatcaaggtgtcccgtgccgccatcatctttcccatgatg gttttggctctcgtctttgtccggaaagcgatggatttctgcttctcaaagcgagagctcagctttctggatgaccttatgccagaaaggaagaagaagttggacgatgccagaaatgaagctggagaagaagaagaggtaaggcttgctgggtcctcggggctggacatctccgtcgggctgtga
- the LOC138684211 gene encoding electroneutral sodium bicarbonate exchanger 1-like isoform X1 → MLWAVLFAYGKKNLLQVRGFRAVPEGGGGTQRRDGSWTRVDAGLDDGWEDVRELSTPSPNFSLLVVAKQRHDEEAVIDRGRRSNAVSICYEKEELEGHRTLYVGAWMPLVRQSHRHHRRHSQKHREGEREKDSAPTEQGYHCKSHRSPSQRVQFILRTKEDEQHVPHHLFSELDEICVKEGRDAEWKETARWLKFEEDVEDGGERWSKPYVGTLSLHSLSELRSCISNGSVLLDICANSIEEIADMILAQQEQSTEFDEHMRAQVREVLLRKHHHQNEKTTNLLPAVCSFADVSKRQSDLHLLYKPAQTITPCPSPTAAEAKDGVNPESRAMDLSKAELHFMKKIPTGAEASNVLVGELDFLHQPIVAFVRLSPAVLLSGMTEVPIPTRFLFVLLGPEGKAHQYHEIGRSMATIMTDEVFRDVAYKAKNGADLVAGIDEFLDQVTVLPPGEWDPSIRIEPPKNVPSQEKRKTPGALDDGASHSTLEKHCGPELQRTGRLFGGLTLDVKRKAPWFWSDFRDGLSLQCLASFLFLYCACMSPVITFGGLLGEATNGHISAMESLLGASMAGVVYCLFAGQPLTILGSTGPVLVFEKILYKFCKEYALSYLSLRACIGLWTAFLCIVLVATDASCLVCYVTRFTEEAFASLICIIFIYEALEKLSHLRDTYPVHMHSKLDFLTSYYCKCEAPTHPSNETLRFWASNKINVSGIAWENLTVTECRYLRGEFQGPACGRDGPYTPDVFLWCCILFFATFALSGFLKKFKTSRYFPTRVRSTVSDFAVFLTIVIMVLLDFVAGIPSPKLQVPHAFKPTRDDRGWFINPIGPNPWWTVLAALVPALLCTILIFMDQQISAVIVNRKEHKLKKGCGYHLDLFVVAVMLGVCSVMGLPWFVAATVLSITHVNSLKVESDCSAPGEQPKFLGIREQRVTGLLIFVLMGCSVFFTSVLKFIPMPVLYGVFLYMGVSSLRGIQFFDRLKLFWMPAKHQPDFIYLRHVPLRKVHLFTVIQLTCLVLLWTIKVSRAAIIFPMMVLALVFVRKAMDFCFSKRELSFLDDLMPERKKKLDDARNEAGEEEEVRLAGSSGLDISVGL, encoded by the exons atgttatgggctgttttatttgcgtatgggaagaaaaacctcctacaagtccgtggttttagggctgtgcctgaaggaggaggaggcacgcagaggcgtgatggctcgtggactcgcgtggacgcagggctggatgatggctgggaggacgtaagggagctctccacccccagccccaacttttcccttcttgtcgttgctaaacagagacatgacgaggaggcagtgatcgaccggggaagaaggagcaacgctgtcagtatttgctatgagaaggaggagttggaag GCCACCGGACCCTGTACGTGGGCGCGTGGATgccactggttaggcagagccaccggcatcaccgacgccacagccagaagcatcgggaaggggaacgggagaaggactctgccccgacggagcagggctaccactgtaagtcccacc gctccccgtcccagcgggtgcagttcattctcaggaccaaggaggacgagcagcatgtccctcaccacttgttctccgagctggatgagatctgtgtaaaagagggccgagatgccgagtggaaggaaacggcaag gtggctgaagtttgaggaggacgtggaagatggcggcgagcgctggagcaagccctacgttggcacgctgtccttgcacagcctctccgagctgaggagctgcatcagcaacgggtcggtgctgctggacatttgtgccaacagcatcgaagagattgcag atatgatcctggcccagcaagaacagtccacggaGTTTGACGAGCACATGCGGGCGCAGgttcgagaagtccttttgaggaagcaccaccatcagaacgagaagacaaccaaccttctccccgctgtctgctcgtttgctgacgtgagcaagaggcagtcagacctgcacctcctctacaagccag cccaaacaatcaccccttgtccttctcccaccgctgcggaagctaaagatggggtgaaccctgagagcagagcaatggatttaagcaag gcggagctgcacttcatgaagaaaattcccaccggggctgaagcatccaacgtgctggtaggagagctggatttccttcaccagcccatcgtggcatttgtccgcctgagcccggctgtcctcctctcaggcatgacagaagttcccatcccaacaag gttcctgtttgttttgcttgggccagaaggaaaagcccatcagtaccatgagatcggcaggtccatggccactatcatgacggatgag gttttccgtgacgttgcctataaagccaagaacggggctgacctggtggctggcatcgacgagtttctggatcaggtcacggtcttgccgccaggagagtgggatccatcgATCCGAATCGAGCCCCCGAAAAACGTCCCTTCGCAG gaaaaaaggaagacgccaggagctcttgatgacggtgcttctcacagcacgctggagaaacactgtggccctgaactgcagcggacgggaag gctctttggaggtttgaccctggacgtgaagcggaaagccccgtggttctggagcgacttccgggatggtctgagcctgcagtgcctggcgtccttcctcttcctctactgtgcctgcatgtcccctgtcatcaccttcgggggactgctgggggaggcgaccaatggccacata agtgccatggagtcgctgctgggcgcgtccatggccggcgtggtgtattgcctctttgccggccaacctctcaccatcctcggcagcaCGGGACCCGTGCTCGTGTTCGAGAAGATCCTCTACAAAttctgcaa ggaGTACGcgctctcctatctgtctctgcgggcgtgcattgggctgtggaccgccttcttgtgcatagtgctggtggccaccgacgccagctgtttggtgtgctacgtcacccgcttcacggaagaagcctttgcctccctcatctgcatcatcttcatctacgaggctctggagaagctgagtcacctgcgagacacctaccctgtgcacatgcacagcaagctggacttcctcaccagctacta ctgtaagtgtgaggcaccgacccatcccagcaacgaaacgctgcgtttctgggcgagcaacaagatcaacgtgtctggcatagcctgggaaaacctcacggtgacc gaatgtcggtatttgcgtggggagtttcaaggacctgcctgtggacgcgacggcccctacacgcctgacgtgttcctctggtgctgcatcctcttcttcgccacctttgccctgtcaggcttcttgaagaagtttaaaaccagccgctactttccaaccaga gtacggtccacagtgagcgactttgctgtcttcctcaccatcgtcatcatggtgctccttgactttgtggctgggatcccatcgccgaagctccaggtcccccatgcgttcaag cctaccagagacgaccgcgggtggttcatcaaccccataggacccaacccttggtggacggtgttggctgcgctcgtcccagctctgctctgcaccatcttgatattcatggaccagcagatcagtgccgttattgtgaacaggaaggagcacaagctgaag aaaggatgcgggtaccacctggacctttttgtggtggccgtgatgctcggggtgtgctctgtgatggggctgccctggtttgtggctgcgaccgtcctgtccatcacccacgtgaatagcctcaaagtagagtctgactgctcagctccaggagaacaacccaagtttctggggatacgagagcagagagtcactggcttgctgatctttgtgctcatgggctgctccgtcttcttcacttccgtgttaaag tttataccaatgcctgtgctttatggcgtctttctctacatgggtgtgtcgtcgctcagaggaattcag ttctttgatcgcttgaagctgttttggatgccggcgaaacaccagccggatttcatctacctgcggcacgtgcccttgcgaaaggtgcatttgttcacggtgatccagctgacctgcctcgtcctgctctggaccatcaaggtgtcccgtgccgccatcatctttcccatgatg gttttggctctcgtctttgtccggaaagcgatggatttctgcttctcaaagcgagagctcagctttctggatgaccttatgccagaaaggaagaagaagttggacgatgccagaaatgaagctggagaagaagaagaggtaaggcttgctgggtcctcggggctggacatctccgtcgggctgtga